Proteins from a single region of Nitrososphaerota archaeon:
- the dnaK gene encoding molecular chaperone DnaK, with product MSSAREKILGIDLGTTNSAAAVVEAGRPVVIPSAEGATPAGKMFPSVVAITKDGQLLVGEPARRQVVTNPDGTVFEVKRKMGTDYKVTLSGKDYTPEQLSSYILQKIKKDAEVFLGYPVKKVVVTVPAHFNDNQRQSTKDAGEIAGLEVVRIINEPTAASLAYGLDKAEKEMKILVFSFGGGTHDATIMEFGKGVFQVLATSGDTQTGGTDVDKAIIQVLLDDFRSKTGVDLTSDKTAMARLKEAAEQAKIQLSNLTATDIDLPFIASDASGPKNLHYTLTRTKLEEVSRPIVAKTEQTIRRVIDDAKLTPDQVDKVILIGGMTRMPLVRNFVEGVAGKPAERGVDPMEAVAIGAAIQGAVLAGEIKDILLLDVTPLSLGVEMLGGVTEHLIEKNATIPTKRSKTFTTAADFQTAVTIHVVQGERSMAADNVSLGMFNLAGIPPAPRGVPQIEVTFDIDANGILTVGAKDLGTGKENKIAITASTKLSKDEKERLIKEAESFADQDKKKREDAELRNEADSVLYTAERTKRDLEGKVDKANIDRLDAAVAELRKAVSGQDSGQIREKNEALKKVLQEVGAALYQQQAQKQQAAPGAPGDGAKVGDADYKVVDEGK from the coding sequence GTGAGTAGCGCCAGAGAGAAGATACTCGGGATAGACTTGGGAACGACCAACTCGGCAGCGGCTGTTGTCGAAGCCGGGAGGCCGGTGGTGATACCGAGCGCCGAGGGTGCGACCCCGGCCGGCAAGATGTTCCCCTCGGTGGTGGCGATAACCAAGGACGGGCAGCTGCTCGTGGGCGAACCTGCAAGGCGGCAGGTCGTGACGAACCCAGACGGCACGGTCTTCGAGGTCAAGAGGAAGATGGGGACTGACTACAAGGTCACTCTGTCCGGGAAGGACTACACCCCTGAGCAGCTCAGCTCCTACATACTTCAGAAGATCAAGAAGGACGCCGAGGTGTTCCTCGGATATCCGGTTAAGAAAGTGGTGGTCACGGTCCCCGCCCACTTCAACGACAACCAGCGTCAGTCGACCAAAGACGCAGGGGAGATAGCGGGGCTCGAAGTCGTGAGGATAATCAACGAGCCGACGGCGGCATCTCTGGCCTACGGGCTGGACAAGGCCGAGAAGGAGATGAAGATCCTCGTGTTCAGCTTCGGGGGAGGGACCCATGACGCCACGATAATGGAGTTCGGGAAGGGGGTGTTCCAGGTCCTAGCCACTTCAGGAGACACCCAGACAGGCGGTACGGACGTGGACAAGGCGATAATCCAGGTCCTCCTCGACGACTTCCGTTCGAAGACAGGGGTGGACCTCACATCAGACAAGACGGCGATGGCGAGGCTGAAGGAGGCGGCGGAGCAGGCGAAGATACAGCTCTCCAACCTGACGGCGACAGACATCGACCTCCCGTTCATCGCCAGTGACGCTTCAGGGCCGAAGAATCTCCACTACACCCTCACCAGGACGAAGCTGGAAGAGGTGTCCAGACCCATAGTCGCGAAAACAGAACAGACCATCAGGAGGGTGATCGACGACGCGAAGCTCACTCCCGACCAGGTGGACAAAGTGATCCTCATAGGCGGGATGACCCGTATGCCCCTCGTAAGGAATTTCGTAGAGGGGGTTGCCGGGAAGCCAGCCGAGAGGGGGGTGGACCCGATGGAGGCCGTTGCCATAGGGGCCGCCATACAGGGAGCGGTGCTGGCGGGGGAGATCAAAGACATACTACTCCTCGACGTGACCCCGCTCTCGCTCGGGGTCGAGATGCTCGGAGGGGTCACCGAACACCTGATAGAGAAGAACGCGACGATTCCCACGAAGCGGAGCAAGACGTTCACGACGGCTGCAGACTTCCAGACCGCCGTCACGATTCATGTCGTCCAGGGGGAGAGGAGCATGGCCGCAGACAACGTGTCTCTGGGAATGTTCAACCTGGCTGGCATCCCGCCGGCGCCGCGGGGGGTCCCCCAAATCGAGGTGACGTTCGACATCGACGCCAACGGCATCCTCACCGTGGGGGCGAAGGATCTGGGGACCGGGAAGGAGAACAAGATAGCAATCACTGCGTCCACCAAGCTCTCCAAAGACGAGAAGGAGAGGCTGATCAAGGAGGCCGAATCGTTCGCCGACCAGGACAAGAAGAAGAGGGAGGATGCAGAGCTGAGGAACGAAGCCGACTCAGTCCTCTATACGGCAGAGAGGACGAAGAGGGATCTGGAGGGGAAGGTCGACAAGGCGAACATCGACAGGCTGGACGCCGCCGTGGCGGAGCTCAGGAAGGCGGTCTCGGGGCAGGACTCGGGCCAGATCAGGGAGAAGAATGAAGCCCTGAAGAAGGTCCTCCAGGAGGTCGGCGCAGCGCTGTACCAGCAGCAGGCCCAGAAGCAGCAGGCGGCCCCAGGCGCGCCCGGGGACGGTGCCAAGGTCGGCGATGCTGACTACAAGGTAGTGGACGAAGGAAAGTAG
- a CDS encoding nucleotide exchange factor GrpE produces the protein MGSSDNQNSRGATRDAEPLETLLAEERKRSEELLTRLKYAQADLENYRKRADREVREAGEGLTRGLASKLIVVLDELDLALKHAEGSENDELTEGIRMVRGNLRSALESVGVEPIEAVGMPFDPAVHEAVERVQGKGDGPDLVVEVVRPGYTFRGQLLRPSMVKVELASAAAEEAKASE, from the coding sequence TTGGGATCCAGTGACAATCAGAACAGCCGTGGGGCCACCAGGGACGCCGAACCCTTGGAAACCCTGCTCGCGGAGGAGCGGAAGCGCAGCGAGGAGCTCCTTACGCGCCTGAAGTACGCCCAGGCGGACCTGGAGAACTATCGGAAGAGGGCCGACAGGGAGGTCAGAGAGGCGGGTGAGGGGCTGACCAGAGGGCTGGCGTCGAAGCTGATTGTCGTCCTGGACGAGCTCGACCTCGCCCTGAAGCACGCAGAAGGGTCGGAGAACGATGAGCTGACAGAGGGGATAAGGATGGTGAGAGGGAACCTGCGCTCCGCGCTGGAGTCGGTGGGGGTGGAACCCATTGAGGCCGTCGGAATGCCCTTCGACCCTGCGGTCCACGAAGCGGTAGAAAGAGTCCAAGGGAAGGGGGACGGGCCGGACCTGGTGGTCGAAGTGGTAAGGCCCGGCTATACGTTCAGGGGGCAGCTGCTGAGGCCGAGCATGGTAAAGGTTGAATTGGCGTCCGCGGCGGCCGAGGAGGCGAAGGCAAGTGAGTAG
- a CDS encoding serine protein kinase RIO, protein MAQPDESSKMRERLLRFERESRYLRKDSDQRKVVEEVFDRSTLLAVEDLISRKDLRELHGVVRAGKEARVYFGEDPAGAPVAVKIYLVSASDFRKRLGYIAGDRRFGKLPSGSRETVYLWTRKEFKNLQLAAASGVRVPRPVAFLKNILLMEYIGEPPEPAPTFAETEVGESDYEWTFGVIGTLWKKAKMVHADFSEFNVFKTADGPILFDMGSAVLSTHPQSGEFLRRDVSNMVRFFRKRGIEGRNSDEWMDKILT, encoded by the coding sequence GTGGCCCAGCCGGACGAGTCCAGCAAGATGAGGGAGCGGCTCCTCCGCTTCGAGCGGGAGAGCAGGTACCTGAGGAAGGATTCCGACCAACGAAAGGTAGTCGAGGAGGTCTTCGACAGGTCGACCCTCCTCGCGGTGGAGGATCTGATATCCAGGAAGGACCTGAGGGAGCTCCACGGGGTGGTCCGCGCCGGGAAGGAGGCGAGGGTGTACTTCGGCGAGGACCCTGCCGGTGCCCCGGTCGCCGTCAAGATCTATCTCGTCTCCGCTTCCGACTTTCGGAAGCGACTGGGATACATAGCTGGAGACAGGAGGTTCGGGAAGCTGCCGTCGGGGTCGAGGGAGACCGTCTACCTGTGGACCCGGAAGGAGTTCAAGAACCTGCAGCTCGCCGCGGCCTCTGGGGTGAGGGTCCCACGGCCGGTCGCCTTCCTGAAGAACATCCTCCTGATGGAGTACATAGGGGAGCCTCCGGAACCGGCCCCAACGTTCGCGGAAACCGAGGTCGGGGAGTCTGATTACGAGTGGACCTTCGGGGTGATTGGTACCCTCTGGAAGAAGGCGAAGATGGTACACGCCGACTTCTCGGAGTTCAACGTCTTCAAAACGGCTGACGGGCCCATCCTCTTCGACATGGGCTCGGCGGTCCTCTCGACGCATCCCCAGTCGGGAGAGTTTCTGAGGAGGGATGTGTCGAACATGGTCAGATTCTTTAGGAAGCGCGGGATTGAAGGGAGGAACTCCGATGAGTGGATGGACAAGATCCTGACATGA
- a CDS encoding RNA-binding protein, producing the protein MSFEQVVRIPVERVGAVIGKEGATKRFLEGEMRVELEVDSREGLVTLRSDSALGTDPISATRVIEAIGRGFSPQKARRLLDEDIALEVVDLRDYSGGSPKSLERIRGRVIGLKGKSRRVIEELTGCQLSVYGRTVAIIGEASQVRLASQAVGSLATGSQHKTVYNSLQKARTKRKMERMFLWEGTSPENIEEKLEKLGH; encoded by the coding sequence ATGAGCTTCGAGCAGGTGGTGCGGATTCCGGTTGAAAGGGTGGGGGCTGTGATCGGCAAGGAGGGGGCGACCAAAAGGTTCCTCGAAGGGGAGATGAGGGTGGAGCTCGAGGTTGACAGCCGCGAGGGCCTGGTCACGCTGAGGTCCGACTCGGCCCTCGGGACCGACCCGATCTCTGCGACCAGGGTGATAGAGGCGATCGGTAGGGGATTCTCTCCCCAGAAGGCGAGGCGGCTCTTAGATGAGGACATCGCATTGGAGGTCGTCGACCTCAGGGACTACTCTGGGGGGAGCCCCAAGTCGCTGGAGAGGATACGGGGGAGGGTGATAGGGCTCAAGGGGAAGTCGAGAAGGGTCATCGAGGAGCTGACAGGCTGCCAGCTTTCGGTCTACGGCCGGACGGTCGCCATCATCGGAGAGGCTTCACAGGTCCGGCTCGCTTCCCAAGCCGTCGGGTCGTTGGCTACCGGGAGCCAGCACAAGACGGTGTACAACTCCCTCCAGAAAGCACGGACCAAGCGTAAGATGGAGCGGATGTTCCTCTGGGAAGGGACGTCCCCGGAAAACATCGAGGAGAAGTTGGAGAAACTTGGCCATTAG